A region from the Xenopus laevis strain J_2021 chromosome 4S, Xenopus_laevis_v10.1, whole genome shotgun sequence genome encodes:
- the lepr.S gene encoding leptin receptor has translation MFYHGILTFFLLIGYMQITAAYSEMYWTPPSDFFLTCILANKSVSYPLFSGILQNKSDISGKHDISEDRSELRCTYLPDLKSQEHVLCCLWDNSNTNISSQNTVAELREMLFSSFAPDIQLEDFTWNVQCSSGEKTNTLICDLQLLQETQHIINDYQISLHYALVAKSELRGTADCRCFGYEKCECVVPSVKFNDSCILWIEILNITAHLQSPLMSVVPYSIVKPDPPDDLQAKIMKQGTLKVFWLKPISAAYELKYQVRYSVKAPETNSQVYLLVNETSVIISDIQPCTEMSIEVRCINSHKTGLWSNWSKTWVLNSQDVFYYPKKVLASSGSSMSVSCLFCDNGKKVPSGNITWWLNFGEKIPEHQYRAISDYFSEVTLTDLNTTKPKGKFRYDALHCCINHNECHHRYAEIYVLDVNISISCETDGNQKMMTCRWSSENITLPEGSSLQFKYYRNKLYCSDKDLKGNVPISKDCELQMDGFYECTFEPVHLVSGYIMWIEIHHQLGALHSPPVCVLPINTVKPLAPSRVRAEMTKGSGYLYVSWKRPALPSTDLQFQVCYRLQNKGVIWKVLDIFKEEFASVQVPDICASYTVQISSKRIDGAGYWSDWSQPVHTVVRDIRVPLQGPAFWRTTPMNNPMKKGENITLFWQPLPTKQSLCSIQGYEVVLQNSKNFTWSKYVGNATKHTFTLSDNAVTVTLLAVNSLGYSLTNSKLTFSCEMSTVTSVASLRVYLMNNTCAVAVWTMLPKRDMPLEFIVEWKNLGNEKKVRWMNIPGNASRCYIEDNFFAIEKHQFSLYPIFPEGVGGSKVIKGFSTVEITEAPKDTGLYVILPVISFFALLLMGTILISHQRMKQIFWKDVPNPKHCSWAQGVNFEKPDTLENLFRKHYRHPANGFRFLYEPEAVIKDLKIDKQVPNEITDNISKAISLFTATEEPGHDSASNHFNIDCALENDHQEMVYSSICQSSIKYATILGNDQQCRKYSSERKTSLSSFDGCLLGNSSMVIGNHDVDKHTLVFLAGLHTKQPNKICCNSTVSSEGSCESLDPEESFLDADGLERNLYYLEFGSVQQCGQQEYYSEKPLGTFHYKENISYKEIDFKKDKDPEFIDNYDIKSSFQKTFLCYMPQFQKHSITLPGEMEAETLNLCT, from the exons ATGTTTTATCATGGGATATTGACCTTCTTTCTACTCATAG GATATATGCAAATAACAGCAGCTTATTCTGAGATGTATTGGACTCCGCCTTCTGATTTCTTTCTGACGTGCATACTGGCCAACAAATCTGTCAGTTATCCACTGTTCAGTGGAATTTTACAGAATAAGTCAGATATCTCTGGGAAGCATGATATATCAGAGGACAGGTCGGAGTTGAGATGTACCTATTTACCTGATTTAAAATCACAAGAACATGTTTTATGTTGCCTCTGGGATAATTCAAACACAAACATCTCAAGTCAAAATACAGTTGCAGAGTTAAGGGAGATGCTTTTCTCAAGCTTTGCACCAGATATCCAACTAGAAG ATTTCACCTGGAATGTGCAGTGCTCATCTGGGGAGAAAACAAATACGCTAATTTGTGACTTGCAATTATTACAAGAAACACAGCACATCATAAACGATTAtcaaattagtcttcattatgcTTT AGTTGCAAAGAGTGAGCTGAGAGGCACAGCTGATTGCAGATGCTTTGGATATGAGAAATGTGAGTGTGTTGTACCATCTGTAAAGTTCAATGACTCCTGTATCCTGTGGATTGAAATCCTGAATATCACAGCACATCTTCAGTCCCCACTTATGTCTGTTGTACCTTACAGTATAG TCAAGCCTGATCCTCCTGATGACTTACAAGCGAAAATAATGAAACAAGGCACATTAAAGGTGTTTTGGTTAAAACCCATCTCTGCTGCTTATGAGCTCAAGTATCAAGTAAGATATTCTGTGAAAGCACCAGAGACAAACTCACAG GTATATCTGCTGGTCAACGAAACATCAGTGATCATCAGTGATATCCAACCCTGTACAGAAATGTCAATAGAAGTACGATGCATAAACTCACACAAAACAGGACTCTGGAGTAACTGGAGTAAAACATGGGTTCTGAATTCACAAG ATGTGTTCTACTACCCGAAAAAAGTTTTGGCTAGTAGTGGCTCGAGCATGTCTGTCTcctgcttgttttgtgacaacgGCAAGAAAGTTCCATCCGGTAATATCACATGGTGGCTGAATTTTGGGGAGAAGATACCAGAGCATCAGTATAGAGCAATCAGTGATTATTTTAGCGAAGTGACCTTGACTGACCTCAACACAACCAAACCAAAGGGAAAGTTCCGATATGATGCCTTACACTGCTGTATTAACCATAATGAATGCCATCATCGGTATGCAGAAATTTATGTTTTAG aTGTGAACATCAGTATTTCATGTGAAACTGATGGGAATCAAAAAATGATGACGTGCAGGTGGAGCTCTGAAAATATTACACTACCTGAAGGAAGTTCCCTACAGTTCAAATATTATAG aaacAAACTTTATTGTTCAGATAAGGATTTAAAAGGCAATGTGCCAATTTCAAAAGATTGCGAGTTACAGATGGATGGATTCTATGAATGCACGTTTGAGCCTGTTCATCTTGTCTCTGGCTACATTATGTGGATTGAGATACACCACCAATTAGGAGCACTTCATTCTCCCCCTGTTTGTGTCCTTCCCATAAATACAG TAAAACCACTTGCTCCATCAAGAGTCAGAGCTGAAATGACTAAGGGTTCTGGGTACTTATATGTGAGTTGGAAAAGGCCTGCACTTCCATCCACTGATCTTCAATTCCAAGTCTGTTACCGTTTGCAAAACAAAGGAGTAATATGGAAG gtgCTGGATATTTTCAAAGAAGAATTTGCTAGTGTACAGGTTCCAGATATCTGTGCCTCATACACTGTCCAAATAAGTTCAAAAAGAATAGATGGGGCCGGCTACTGGAGTGATTGGAGCCAACCTGTGCACACTGTTGTAAGAGACATTAGAG TTCCTTTGCAAGGACCAGCTTTCTGGAGAACTACTCCCATGAATAATCCCATgaagaaaggggaaaatattacCCTTTTTTGGCAG cCATTACCGACAAAACAATCTCTATGTTCTATCCAAGGATATGAGGTCGTTCttcaaaattcgaaaaattttACCTGGTCGAAATATGTAGGAAACGCAACAAAGCATACTTTCACTTTATCGGATAATGCTGTAACAGTTACACTTCTAGCTGTCAACTCCCTTGGATATTCTTTGACAAACAGCAAATTAACATTTTCCTGTGAAATGAGTACAG TTACATCTGTGGCGTCACTGAGAGTGTACCTTATGAACAACACTTGTGCAGTGGCAGTATGGACTATGTTGCCCAAAAGGGACATGCCATTGGAATTTATTGTTGAATGGAAGAATCTTGGGAATGAAAAAAAGGTACGGTGGATGAATATCCCGGGAAACGCGAGCAGGTGTTATATTGAAG acaatttttttgccattgagAAACATCAGTTTAGTCTGTACCCAATATTTCCAGAAGGAGTTGGTGGTTCCAAAGTTATAAAAGGTTTCTCTACAG TGGAAATAACTGAAGCACCAAAAGATACAGGCTTGTATGTTATATTACCAGTCATTAGTTTTTTTGCCCTTTTGCTCATGGGAACAATACTAATATCTCATCAAAg GATGAAACAAATATTTTGGAAAGATGTACCAAATCCAAAGCACTGCTCTTGGGCTCAGGGTGTCAATTTTGAAAAG CCAGATACACTAGAAAACCTTTTCAGGAAACATTACAGACACCCAGCAAATGGTTTTCGATTCCTCTATGAGCCTGAAGCAGTTATTAAAGACTTGAAGATTGACAAGCAAGTACCAAATGAAATCACTGATAATATTTCAAAGGCTATCAGTTTATTTACCGCAACTGAAGAACCTGGCCATGACTCTGcatcaaatcattttaacatCGATTGTGCTCTTGAAAATGACCATCAAGAAATGGTATACAGCAGCATTTGCCAATCCAGTATTAAATATGCAACAATTTTGGGTAATGACCAGCAGTGTAGAAAATATAGCAGTGAACGGAAAACCAGCCTCAGCTCTTTTGATGGTTGCCTTCTAGGAAATAGTTCTATGGTGATTGGGAATCACGATGTTGATAAGCATACATTGGTCTTCCTAGCTGGGCTACACACaaaacagccaaacaaaatatGTTGTAATTCTACTGTGTCTTCTGAAGGGTCATGTGAATCACTGGATCCTGAAGAAAGCTTTTTGGATGCTGATGGCCTGGAAAGAAACCTGTACTACCTGGAATTTGGTTCAGTTCAACAATGCGGACAGCAGGAATACTATTCAGAGAAACCCTTGGGGACGTTTCACTATAAAGAAAATATCTCATATAAAGAGATtgattttaaaaaagacaaagatccAGAATTTATAGATAACTATGATATCAAAAGTTCATTTCAGAAGACCTTCTTGTGTTACATGCCACAGTTTCAGAAACATTCCATTACACTACCTGGGGAAATGGAAGCTGAAACACTTAATTTGTGCACATGA